CAAGCGGCCCAGCGAAATTTCAGTGACTGGCGCGGTGCTCAATCCCGGATCGTTCCTGTTCGTGCAAAACCACTCCCCCACGGACTACATCAAGTGGGCCGGCGGATTCAAGGACAACGCGAGCAAGGGGGATACCTTCCTGGTGTTGCCGGATGGCAAAGCCCAGGCGTTGTGGAGTCTGGCCAACTGGTGGGATCAACAAGGAGCCGGTCTGGTTCCAGGGAGCACGATTGTCGTGCCCCTGGATCCAAAACCGTTTGAAATCATGGGATCCGTCAAGGATGTGACCCAGATCCTGAGTCAATGGGCCATCACCATCGCCTCCTTGTCGGTGTTGAGCAAGTAGGATCGCCCTGCGGAAAAACCCGCAGGGGGGACAGACGAAACGGGGTCAGACGGAACGAGCCGGCAACTGGTCCGCCAGACGCCGGTGTTCCACCATCAGGCAGCGGTCCTGAATGGCCACCAGACCACCCTGACGGGCAATGGCCAGGGCGTCGTCGTTGATGATGCCGCTTTGCAGCCACAGGCATCCGGCCTGGATCCCGACCGCCTCTTCGGCCAAAGGCGGGGTGTCCTCGGCGCGGCGGAACAGATCGACGATATCCACATGGATCTCCTTGGGAATGGCGTCGAGGGAGGGATAACAGGGTTCGCCCAGAATCTCCTCGCCGGCGGGACGCACCGGAATGATCCGATATCCGGCCCGTTGCATGTACTCGGCCACACGGAAAGAGGCACGATCCGGTTTGGGAGAGAGACCCACCACGGCGATCACCCGGGCCTTGGCGAGCAAAGCGATCAGATCTTGGTCTTCGATGTCGGGCATGATTTGTTTTTCCTCGTGTTGAATGGTATGGTTTCTAGTGGCAGGAATCGCGACCGTTCTCGGGAGTGGCCATGGCCCAGAAAATCCGGTCCTCACCCGCCGGGGTGTGGACCAGCTTGAAACGGCAGGAAAGGCACACCCCACTGCCCGAACCGGTACGCAAGGGAAGATTGATCTGATTGATATGGCCGCTGTTGACCAACAACGTGGCGATGGCCCCCCAAACCATCGGATCCTGGGCCAACTCGGACACCGAACGTCCCACCCATGCGGCGGGATCGATCTCCATCACCTTGGCCCCTTTCTCGTTGACGGCCAGGATGCGGTGATCCCCGTGCGGCTCGAACCAAAGGGCCGGTTCGGCGATGTCTTCGGGGTTGAGGATCGCCTGACGGGAACGGGTGGAATGGGCCACCTGACGCAACAGATCGGTCTGGGTCAACAGCCCCACCAGACGCCCCTCGGCGGTGACCACGGGCATGCGCCGATGGCCGGTACGGGTGAACAGATCCAGGGCGTACAGCAGATCCCGTTCCGGTTCGATGCTGGCCAGCCGGGCATGGGCCAAAGAAGCGGCCAGACTGTCGGGATTCCATTCGGGGCTGATGCGGAAACGAAGAATATCCCCTTCCGTAATCATGCCCAGAAACCGATCCCCTTCCCGCACCAGGACGCAGCCCCGATGGCGCTGGGCGATCTGGCGGGCGATCTCCCAGAAGGCCACATCGGGAGTGACCGCCGGCAGATCCGAAGCGATCATGTCGGCGACCCGGTAGTGGGCCAACAGATTGGAACGGGGAAAAGCCCGCAGGATCTGTTTCTCGGTAATGCCTCCGGAGAGCATTTCGTCTTCGTTGAGCACCGGAAAACGACGAAACCGTCGCCGGTAATAGATCTGAATGAGTTCCTGACACAAGGTGGTTTCGTGTACAATCTGGGGAAGCGAAACCGACAGATCCCCCACCCGGGCGGTTTCCGGCTGGATCCCATGAATCATCCACTTGACACAGTCGTACTCGGTGATCAACCCGGTGATGTTCATGTTTTCCAGCACCACGGCGAATCCCGCAGCCTCCCGGGTCATGCGACGGATCGCTTCGAGCAGGGTCGTGTGGGGTGAGATGGTGACGACATTGGGAAACATGCAGTCGCGGACGAATTTCATAAGTGACCTCGGAATCGTGGGGTAGTGCTCGATGGCATCGATGGCCTTCAATGGACCGGATGATATTATGCTCAATGAAACGGTGACTTGTCGCGGTTTTTTTGATGGTGGGTCGTCGTTGCGCGACGCGGCCGATGATTGAACGGGCCCGACAGGTTCTCGGCATGGAGGCGGAGGCCATTCTGGCCATGGCCGAACGTCTGGATCAGCGCTTCCCGGAGGCGGTGGAACGACTGCACGCCTGCCGTGGCCGGGTGGTGGTGAGCGGAATCGGCAAGTCGGGGATGATCGGACGCAAAATCGCCGCCACCCTGGCCAGTACCGGCGCGCCGGCCTTTTTCCTGCATCCGGCGGAAGGCAGCCATGGGGATCTGGGCATGGTGACCCGGGCGGATGTGGTGATCCTGATTTCCAACAGCGGCGAGACCTGGGAGGTCTTGGGACTGTTGCCGGTATTCAAACGTCTCGGGGTGCCCCTGATCGCCATGACGGGTCGTATGGACTCCACCCTGGCCCGGATGAGCGATGTGGTCCTCGATATCGGCGTAAGCCGGGAGGCCTGTCCCATGGGTCTGGCCCCCACCAGTTCCACCACGGCGGCCCTGGCCATGGGGGATGCCCTGGCGGTCTGCCTGCTGGAAAAACGGGAGTTCGGTCCGGAGCAGTTCGCGTTTCTGCATCCCGGGGGATCCCTGGGTCGGCGACTGCTGG
This sequence is a window from Magnetococcales bacterium. Protein-coding genes within it:
- a CDS encoding CBS domain-containing protein, whose translation is MKFVRDCMFPNVVTISPHTTLLEAIRRMTREAAGFAVVLENMNITGLITEYDCVKWMIHGIQPETARVGDLSVSLPQIVHETTLCQELIQIYYRRRFRRFPVLNEDEMLSGGITEKQILRAFPRSNLLAHYRVADMIASDLPAVTPDVAFWEIARQIAQRHRGCVLVREGDRFLGMITEGDILRFRISPEWNPDSLAASLAHARLASIEPERDLLYALDLFTRTGHRRMPVVTAEGRLVGLLTQTDLLRQVAHSTRSRQAILNPEDIAEPALWFEPHGDHRILAVNEKGAKVMEIDPAAWVGRSVSELAQDPMVWGAIATLLVNSGHINQINLPLRTGSGSGVCLSCRFKLVHTPAGEDRIFWAMATPENGRDSCH
- a CDS encoding KpsF/GutQ family sugar-phosphate isomerase; this translates as MIERARQVLGMEAEAILAMAERLDQRFPEAVERLHACRGRVVVSGIGKSGMIGRKIAATLASTGAPAFFLHPAEGSHGDLGMVTRADVVILISNSGETWEVLGLLPVFKRLGVPLIAMTGRMDSTLARMSDVVLDIGVSREACPMGLAPTSSTTAALAMGDALAVCLLEKREFGPEQFAFLHPGGSLGRRLLVRVADRMHTGTRIPCVGETDTVRDALFEMTAKRLGMTGVVNPQGRLTGVITDGDLRRLLEREGELLGRLAGEVMTRNPKVIAGDALAAEAARVMETSKITGLFVVTADRIPEGVIHLHDLLEAGLM
- a CDS encoding CoA-binding protein produces the protein MPDIEDQDLIALLAKARVIAVVGLSPKPDRASFRVAEYMQRAGYRIIPVRPAGEEILGEPCYPSLDAIPKEIHVDIVDLFRRAEDTPPLAEEAVGIQAGCLWLQSGIINDDALAIARQGGLVAIQDRCLMVEHRRLADQLPARSV